A portion of the Streptomyces sp. NBC_00376 genome contains these proteins:
- a CDS encoding urease accessory protein UreF, giving the protein MYRDENDLPGEADRAPGAATAVTPASESALGPLLVSLQLTDSAFPSGFYTLSHSLEGFAQAGAVDRESLPLLLEDLLLHGVGPADATALALAHRATRAGDAAAVVRVDEHLFATKLGREMRQAATRTGRQLLDLAAEVFDRPEITEHFHRVVRRESPGTQAVAAGVIHAAAGVPVRQAVASDLFAFCASFSGAALRLRLTDHRGAQTLLRGAAPVIEAGVEAALRRELADVGATVFASDIMSGRHERAEARLFAS; this is encoded by the coding sequence ATGTACCGCGACGAGAACGACCTCCCGGGCGAAGCCGACCGGGCGCCTGGCGCGGCCACCGCCGTAACACCGGCGTCCGAGTCCGCGCTCGGGCCGCTGCTGGTCAGCCTCCAGCTGACCGACTCGGCGTTCCCGAGCGGCTTCTACACGCTGTCGCACAGCCTGGAGGGATTCGCCCAGGCCGGGGCGGTCGACCGGGAGAGCCTTCCGCTGCTGCTGGAAGACCTGCTGCTGCACGGCGTCGGGCCGGCCGACGCCACCGCGCTCGCGCTCGCCCACCGGGCGACCCGGGCAGGCGACGCGGCGGCCGTCGTCCGTGTCGACGAGCACCTGTTCGCCACCAAGCTGGGGCGCGAGATGCGCCAGGCGGCCACCCGGACGGGCCGGCAGCTTCTCGACCTCGCCGCCGAGGTGTTCGACCGCCCGGAGATCACCGAGCACTTCCACCGTGTCGTACGCCGTGAGTCCCCCGGGACCCAGGCCGTGGCCGCGGGCGTCATCCACGCGGCGGCCGGGGTCCCGGTCCGCCAGGCGGTCGCCTCGGACCTGTTCGCGTTCTGCGCCAGCTTCTCGGGCGCCGCACTGCGGCTGCGGCTCACCGACCACCGGGGGGCGCAGACCCTGCTGCGGGGCGCCGCACCCGTCATCGAGGCGGGCGTGGAGGCGGCGCTGCGGCGCGAACTCGCCGACGTCGGCGCCACCGTCTTTGCCTCGGACATCATGTCGGGCCGTCATGAACGCGCTGAGGCCCGCCTGTTCGCCAGTTGA